The following are encoded together in the Daphnia magna isolate NIES linkage group LG8, ASM2063170v1.1, whole genome shotgun sequence genome:
- the LOC123475295 gene encoding uncharacterized protein LOC123475295 has product MVRKDEPLKVTDLEAGEETTPSKPAAKKGVFNRLAYGGKRAPPKIDEEKDVGVYSDASKAETSKTGRIAGKPASGNVAKTGLNKNAKSTAANADGQQPVPTGGASVFDRLTSGERLYRTTTQTARKPAGRRAEQPVGVTQEPGKDSLLSKIGNQAANEGSQAPDEMVNGSHKREEVDESEEEDDPVIQISLIQPPVKIRSPRPVLKKSAQLLFSQREPLNRRKSWRLRRIPLALVERTSLARGALPILPQGLAWMCLMLNGLLPGTGTIMSGLLGICLGAPRFSGQVTVEHRLLAFIINLTVGIFQAFTVLFCLVGWCWSLGWGIILVKTAGYYKKWKNNSLGSGLEDVPRMNSVSINNVDPRY; this is encoded by the exons ATGGTCCGCAAGGACGAACCTCTGAAAGTGACGGACTTGGAGGCGGGCGAAGAGACGACACCGTCCAAACCAGCGGCTAAAAAAGGTGTTTTCAATCGGTTAGCCTACGGCGGTAAACGAGCCCCACCCAAAatagacgaagaaaaagacgTTGGGGTTTATTCGGACGCCAGTAAAGCGGAGACGAGTAAAACGGGGAGGATAGCCGGCAAACCAGCGAGTGGCAATGTCGCAAAAACTGGTCTCAATAAAAACGCTAAATCGACGGCGGCCAATGCGGACGGCCAACAGCCGGTACCTACTGGCGGTGCAAGTGTTTTCGATCGTCTAACGAGCGGCGAACGGCTCTATCGCACCACAACGCAAACCGCTAGGAAACCGGCCGGTAGACGAGCAGAACAGCCGGTTGGTGTTACTCAAGAGCCCGGTAAGGACTCGTTGCTATCGAAAATTGGCAATCAAGCGGCAAACGAGGGATCGCAAGCGCCGGATGAGATGGTCAACGGATCTCACAAACGAGAGGAGGTGGACGAatcggaagaagaagacgaccCTGTCATTCAAATTTCGCTTATTCAGCCTCCGGTCAAGATCCGCTCACCTCGGCCTGTCCTCAAAAAATCGGCCCAACTTCTCTTCTCTCAGCGGGAGCCACTCAACCGCCGGAAATCCTGG AGACTCCGGCGGATACCGCTCGCATTGGTGGAGAGGACATCTCTGGCGAGGGGAGCCTTGCCAATACTTCCACAAGGTCTTGCTTGGATGTGTTTAATGTTGAATGGCCTCCTTCCTGGAACAG GAACGATAATGAGTGGGTTGTTGGGCATCTGTCTGGGAGCTCCAAGATTCTCTGGCCAGGTGACGGTGGAGCACAGGTTGCTGGCTTTCATCATCAACCTGACTGTCGGCATCTTCCAGGCTTTCACCGTCCTTTTCTGTCTCGTTGGCTGGTGCTGGTCACTCGGCTGGGGCATCATCTTAGTCAAAACAGCTG GTTACTATAAGAAGTGGAAGAACAATAGTCTGGGCAGTGGGCTGGAAGATGTGCCCCGAATGAACTCGGTTAGCATCAACAACGTTGATCCTCGATATTGA